GTTTTATGGGCTCTATTGAACTGCTCCTCTGATCTTGTTCGGGGTTGGGCATAGGGGGTCATTAGGAATGGAGTGCAGGCATATCCACTGTCACCCAAGAGAACTCCAGACTCGAGACCACATTGCCCTTCCAGCTGTCGACATACAGCTGATGTCCTGAATATGTGGCTATCGTGAGTACTACCCGGCCACCGTGCAACCACATTTGTGAATAATCCTGTAAAGAAATTgaaccaataataattattgcatgcaTTCTAATAAATTACGCAAAGtcggtgataaaaaaaaacattggtgAATAATtctgtaaagaaattgaaacaataattattgcatgcaTTCTAATAAATTACACAAAGTCGGTGATGAAGAAAAAACTCAAGCGATTTGCATAATCAATTCAAACAGAACCGGTATGATTTTGAGTTACCTTCGTGATTACAGATGGCCTGCACATTTACTGAATGAAAGCCTTTTCTGTTGACAAAATCTGGCTCATTCTGTGAGGGGGCTTTTATTCGCACATGGGTGCCATCAATGCAGCCAATTGCACTAGGGAAACCTCCAACGCGAAAAAGACCATGCTTGATTTCGTCTCGCTCATTTGCTGTTGTTGGGAACTTAACAAAATCGTTCACTTTCGAGGCAAGAGCCAGTGTCACTCGGCGAACGACTCGACTGACCGTTGACTTATCGTACGATAAAAATGTGTCTCCAATGACTTCCAGGAAACTACCAGAAGCTAGGAAGCGTAAAGTAACCAACACTTGCTCCGTGGCCGACAACGAGTGATTTCTTCTAGTCGAGGGAGCAATTTCGTCTGACAACAATTCAACAATAGCATTTATACCTTCCCTCCCAAAACGATACCGAGATCTCAACTCTTCTTCACTGTAATGATTTAGCGGATCTACAAGTTCTCTGCGATAATCTCTCGCTTTCCTTGTGTTCCCGAAATTCAAAATGGACTGAGGACGATGGGCCGCCATGTTTATTTACTTGTTCACGGCATCATtattttatccactggataaaaagTTATACGACCTACCTTGAtatggataactttatccgatGGATTGCGGCTGGATAACACTATACAAGCTTTCAGCAACCCAAATGGCGTGTGCGGATAaattttatccactggatagcgatttatccgctggataagaGTTATCCGctctttgaacaaccggggccaggAAGACAACTTGAGGAAAGCGTCATGGATCACCTCCAGGACTTCCTCATTAGCCTTGAGGATGACCAAAATATCACAGGGTATGCATCACCAGTAACTTGGAATTATGTAGATCAAAAAGAGAGTGACCAGCATCCACTCCAGCCTATGGAAAAGTTTGAGACTCCTGAACTGAAACCTTCAGGCATCATGGGATGGCTTACAGGGCAGAAACATCGACCTCTCAATGGTGAAGAATTAGTCATTACTGCAAATTTTGATCATGATTGTTTTGCTAACAAGAGTAACATGGTTAATATTTACATTTAATTAAGtaacagaaagacgcttaccgcattttgacacgaaaatgctttactaatGCCATGAAAACTaaccagttaagctcgcatattacacaacatgatgaattcataaaggccaccttttccagcgaaatattttttgaaacaaacaacatatttgctattagaggcaatttcattacgtgcgtaagacaagaaactcaatcgtgtcaaattacactccgtgtcaaaaacgcaattaagaaatttcccaccagtgttcagcatcaaatcctttactgaaaaaccctttacttgaattatcaagccaaaatgggcaacaagctttccttcaaataatttttgactaaaagaatttgtgaaatttccaattgttaccggaagactgtgcagatccaagttgttcaattccttctctgtctttgttaaacccataagttaccagaggattttccatttggtttcagtgttttacataacagcacacttggtaaaatatattagaaatacagctcactttgatttcggctcgacgggcgatagattattgtcgaagtccattactcgctgcttttaagattccagatgaatttgtcttgtttatccCATTGAAGTTCCATTCTTGCGCTCCGTaagagtatattttgtttaaatatgcACTGAAACGCCACGCGTGTTACagtgactttcgacgccattgcaggtttaataattaaatgttctcctgtgtgcaccaggaAAATcgacgcattaccccagccccctcaaacctaacaaaatacgcgcagaagactctatgcacaaagacaccacttagcaggggagtgacaggcaagacttttcccgacacggaaaataacaaaaaaacccacgaaatgaaaccgagattccgactgggtttagcaacccagtaattaataaCTATTAAAGAAAGGGAAGACAAGGAGGGTATGTGTGAAAGAATGTCAGGATGCTgttgtttttttgcaattttttgtaTTCAGATCCAATTAAATAGGCTAGCTAGAATTAAATTTTCATCAATCACCAACTTATTGTGGTTGAATTCAACATTTTTGAGGTGTCACATAAGTCCCAAACTCGCCAACAATGTCGTATTTTTGATTTGACTGATTCAACATGTTTGAATAGAAatttatttggaattaatttgcaacaatttttgatttttctcACAGATACGTTGTAAAAAAATTCTAGGGGATTTTTCGAATTTTGATGTTTTGAGAATATATTAATTAGAACTATTTTAGAATAAGATTAAGATTGTTGGTGTTAACAAATGATGGCTCATTCATGGCTTGACTCCATAAAAGTTAAGGTTTCCATTATTTGATCATTCAACCTTCAAAAATTG
The Montipora capricornis isolate CH-2021 chromosome 10, ASM3666992v2, whole genome shotgun sequence genome window above contains:
- the LOC138019981 gene encoding putative nuclease HARBI1, with amino-acid sequence MAAHRPQSILNFGNTRKARDYRRELVDPLNHYSEEELRSRYRFGREGINAIVELLSDEIAPSTRRNHSLSATEQVLVTLRFLASGSFLEVIGDTFLSYDKSTVSRVVRRVTLALASKVNDFVKFPTTANERDEIKHGLFRVGGFPSAIGCIDGTHVRIKAPSQNEPDFVNRKGFHSVNVQAICNHEGNSKSYRFCLN